A portion of the Lolium rigidum isolate FL_2022 chromosome 1, APGP_CSIRO_Lrig_0.1, whole genome shotgun sequence genome contains these proteins:
- the LOC124681057 gene encoding dihydroxy-acid dehydratase, chloroplastic-like yields MQSMALTTPTHPAAAPTPTPTRRLATRVRAAVSDEPKLNKYSARITEPKSQGASQAVLYGVGLTDADLRKPQVGVSSVWYEGNTCNMHLLHLAEAVREGVRDAGMVAFRFNTVGVSDAISMGTRGMCYSLQSRDLIADSIETVMGAQHYDANISIPGCDKNMPGTIMAMGRLNRPSIMVYGGTIKPGHFQGNSYDIVSAFQSYGEFVSGSISDEERKNVLRNSCPGAGACGGMYTANTMASAIETMGMSLPYSSSTPAEDPLKLDECRLAGKYLLELLKMDLKPRDIITEKSLRNAMVIIMALGGSTNAVLHLIAIARSVGLQLTLDDFQKVSDQVPFLADLKPSGKYVMEDLHKIGGTPAVIHYLLEQGLLDGDCLTVTGKTLAENAKIFPPLSEGQQIIRPLDNPIKSTGHIQILYGNLAPEGSVAKITGKEGLFFSGPALVFDGEESMITAISENPADFKGKVVVIRGEGPKGGPGMPEMLTPTSAIMGAGLGKECALLTDGRFSGGSHGFVVGHICPESQEGGPIGLVENGDTITIDVSKKVIDVNLTEDQLEQRRRKWSPPPHKVTGGALWKYIKLVSPASSGCVTDE; encoded by the exons atgcagtCCATGGCGCTCACCACCCCCAcccaccccgccgccgcccccacccccacccccacccgcCGCCTCGCCACGCGCGTCCGCGCCGCCGTCTCCGACGAGCCCAAGCTCAACAAGTACAGCGCGCGCATCACGGAGCCCAAGTCGCAGGGCGCGTCGCAGGCCGTGCTCTACGGCGTCGGCCTCACCGACGCCGACCTCCGCAAGCCGCAGGTCGGGGTCTCCTCCGTCTGGTACGAGGGCAACACCTGCAACATGCACCTGCTGCACCTCGCCGAGGCCGTCCGCGAGGGGGTACGCGACGCCGGCATGGTCGCCTTCAGGTTCAACACCGTCGGGGTCAGCGACGCCATATCCATGGGGACCAGGGGCATGTGCTACAGCCTCCAGTCGCGCGACCTCATCGCCGACAGCATCGAGACCGTCATGGGCGCGCAGCACTACGACGCCAACATCTCCATCCCTGGGTGCGACAAGAAC ATGCCAGGTACAATAATGGCAATGGGGCGGCTTAATCGGCCAAGTATCATGGTTTATGGTGGAACTATCAAG CCTGGACACTTCCAGGGCAATTCGTATGACATAGTATCTGCTTTCCAG AGCTACGGAGAATTTGTTAGTGGATCAATCAGCGACGAGGAAAGGAAGAATGTGCTCCGCAACTCATGCCCAGGGGCAGGTGCATGTGGTGGTATGTACACAGCAAATACAATGGCATCCGCGATTGAGACAATGGGCATGAGCCTTCCATACAG CTCTTCAACCCCTGCTGAAGATCCATTAAAGCTAGATGAATGCCGTCTTGCTGGAAAGTATCTCTTAGAATTGTTAAAGATGGATTTGAAGCCTAGAGACATTATAACCGAGAAGTCATTGAGGAACGCAATGGTTATTATCATGGCCCTTGGTGGGTCTACTAATGCTGTACTACATTTGATTGCTATTGCCCG GTCTGTAGGTTTGCAATTAACTCTTGATGATTTTCAGAAGGTCAGCGACCAAGTTCCTTTCCTTGCAGACCTTAAGCCTAGCGGAAAGTATGTCATGGAGGATCTACATAAG ATTGGTGGAACACCTGCAGTAATTCATTATCTCTTGGAGCAAGGTCTTCTTGATGGGGATTGTTTGACTG TCACTGGGAAAACTCTAGCTGAAAATGCCAAGATATTCCCACCTTTATCGGAAGGACAG CAAATAATACGACCACTCGACAATCCTATCAAATCAACTGGGCATATACAAATACTTTATGGCAACCTTGCACCAGAAGGTTCTGTAGCAAAAATAACTGGCAAAGAGGGATTGTTTTTCTCAG GCCCTGCACTTGTTTTTGACGGTGAAGAATCGATGATTACAGCTATATCTGAAAACCCAGCAGATTTCAAG GGAAAGGTTGTAGTGATCCGAGGAGAAGGCCCAAAAGGTGGACCCGGGATGCCTGAAATGTTGACCCCAACAAGTGCAATAATGGGGGCTGGTCTTGGGAAG GAGTGTGCCCTCCTGACCGATGGTAGATTTTCTGGGGGATCACATGGATTTGTTGTGGGCCACATATGTCCTGAATCGCAG GAAGGAGGCCCAATTGGTCTTGTTGAGAACGGCGATACAATCACAATCGACGTCAGCAAGAAAGTAATTGACGTCAACTTGACGGAAGACCAGCTCGAACAAAGGCGGAGGAAATGGAGCCCGCCACCACACAAGGTCACCGGTGGAGCACTTTGGAAG TACATCAAGCTGGTGTCTCCAGCCTCAAGCGGGTGCGTCACCGATGAGTAG